A genomic segment from Peribacillus sp. ACCC06369 encodes:
- a CDS encoding carboxymuconolactone decarboxylase family protein, producing MGLAISIVSRCDECICYHMDGCLNAGVTIEEIMETLKIGVIGGGSITYPNARFAMHALEEFTAGSALSQEKL from the coding sequence ATGGGATTAGCCATATCAATAGTCAGCCGCTGCGATGAATGCATTTGCTATCACATGGATGGCTGCTTAAATGCCGGGGTAACCATCGAAGAAATCATGGAAACCCTCAAAATTGGTGTGATTGGTGGCGGCTCGATCACTTATCCCAACGCGAGGTTTGCCATGCATGCTTTAGAAGAATTTACAGCGGGTAGTGCTCTTTCTCAGGAGAAATTATAA